The Phormidium yuhuli AB48 DNA window TGCCTATGGCCAAGAGGGGTGGGTTCGGGCTTGTAGGGGCGAAAAATAAAAATTTCGCCCCTACGATGGCAAGCCGGAACACACCCTACCGTCGTCTGCTTACAATAATCCCGAGATGGTGCGTTCCGGCAAGTTTTGAGAGCGACGCCTCAAGCCAATAGTGAAATGATGCCGGGACGCACCCTACCCCCTATTGCCTCTTGCCTCTTGCCTCTTCTCCCATGAAAACCCCTGAAAAGTTCCCAACATTCGTCTGGGGAGTGTCCCTCGTAACGGTGGTCTTAGCCGGAGGGTTAGCGTTCCTGTATCAGTTGGGAACCGCCAACCTGGTGGATGAGACAGAACCCTTGTTTGCTGAGGCGGCCCGGCAGATGACGGTGACGGGGGATTGGATTACTCCCTATTTCAATGGGGAACCCCGCTTTGATAAGCCGCCGTTGGTGTATTGGTTGATGGCGATCGCCTATAGGCTCATTGGAACCAATGAATGGGCCGTGCGGCTGCCGTCGGCGTTGTCGGCCCTGGCGGTAATGGGGGGAACCTATGTCACCCTATGGCGGTTTGTACCCATGGCGTCGGGGAGTCGTCATGGCTGGTTGCTTCCCTGGGGGGCGGCCAGTTTGGGGGCGATCGCCATCGCCTTTAATCCCCAAACCTTTATTTGGGGACGGACGGGGGTTTCGGATATGCTCCTCTGTGCCTGTGTGGGGTTGTCGTTGCTGTCATTTTTTTGGGGCTACGCCACGGAGGGCAAACCTCAGGATTATGCCTATTTGAGCTTTTTTGTCTGGATGGGGTTGGCGGTTCTGGCTAAGGGCCCGGTGGGGATGGTGTTGCCCGTGGGGATTATTGGTGGCTTTCTTCTCTATGGGGGCAATGTTAAGACGGTATGGCGGGAGATGCGCCCGTTACGAGGCTGGCTGGTGTTTTTCCTGATTACGATTCCTTGGTATCTGTTGATTTGGCAGGCCAATGGGGAGGCGTATATTGAGAGTTTCTTTGGCTATCACAATGTGGAACGGTTCACGCGGGTGGTGAATCGTCATAGTGGCCCCTGGTATTTCTATTTTGGGGTGGTGTTGGTGGGGTTTGCCCCTTGGTCCGCGTATCTACCGGCGGCGATCGCCCGTTTACGGGTTTGGCGGCGTGGCTGGTGGCGTAATCTGCCCCGTCAGGAGCAGTTGGGGGGGTTTGCCCTGTTTTGGTTTGGGGGGGTGTTTCTCTTTTTCACCGTGGCGGTAACGAAACTGCCCAGTTATGTGTTGCCCCTAATTCCAGCGGCAGCGATTTTGGTATCGCTGCTGTTGAGTGAGGAGATGCTGCATCGTTCGAGTCTGTCCCGCCGCTGGCTCTTGGCCAGTCATGCTGGGAGTTGGCTGATTTGGATGTTGATGGCGATCGCCCTAGTGATTCTGCCGTTTATTATTGGCCCTGATCCGGTGGTCGATCGCATTGATTTAGAGATTTTCAAGTCCGGGTTAAGTACCTGGGGAGCAGGGGTGATTGTGGCCATCGCCTCGGTGGTGGAAGCCGTGGCTCTGACGCGCCGCCGTGGGGTGGCGATCGCCCAAATTGGAGGCTTTGCCCTCTTTTTACTGCTGGTGGCTCATCCCATGTTTGGGCTGTTGGATGAGTTACGCCAACAACCGATTCGTCAAATGGCGGATACAGCGAGGGCCCTGTATCAACCGGGCGATCGCTTACTCTCGGTGGGGTTTGAAAAGCCCTCGATTGTCTTCTACACCCAGAAACCCGTCACCTATGTACCCCGTCCTTCCCTTGGACGAGAGGACTTACGCCAACAGGTGGAACAGGGCAATCTCTCAGGGACAACCTTGGTGTTTGCCGATCGCGAACGACTGCCGATGTTAGGCTTACGAGAAGACCAGTATGACCTCCTCGATGCCAAACGCCGCTATCGTCTCATCCGCGTCCATCACGATCGCCTCGACAAGTTCACCCACAAAGACCCAGACTAAAACCAAGGCCAGCCTAAGCGATGCGTTCCGGCAGTTTTGAATTGGGTAGGCCCTGGGTCACAGCGAACCGATGCCGGAACGCATCCTATCGCTCTCTTGCCCTAACCTCCCTGAACAACCATCACAGAACAGTTAGCATGATGGAGAACATAGTTACTAACGCTGCCGAGTAAGACTTCTTTAAGACCCCGATGGCCGCGCCGTCCCAGGACAATTAAATCCGCTTGCCAGTTATGAGCCACATCACAAATCCAAGAGCCTGGGTCACCAAACTTACTTTCTGGGGTCACGTTGAGTCCCTCCGCCTCAGCTTTGCTGATGTAGCCTTCAAGCAATTTTTGGACTCGTTCTGCTTCTTTTTTGATATGCTCTTGTTGCATCTCAAACATCATTTTACTGCTCGACAAGTCAATGCCTATTCCCGTTCCCATTAAGGGAACCGATTCACTCACCCGCTGCATGGTGGTGCAATGGAAGACCATTAGCTCAGCTTCATCCTGCACGGCGGTATTCAGGGCGTGACGAAAGACCTTGGGAGCCGATTTAGAGTCATCGACAGCGACTAGAATTTTATGAAAAGTCATGATTTTAATTCGCGGCTTAACCGTCGTTTTATCGTTTGGGTTGAAGTTGCAAAATTAAATTAAGAAAACCAGTTCAAAGGTTAAACGTTTCTATGGATTCAAAACTCTATCCTAAAAGTAACATAGGCTACTTTTTTTTGCAGCAACTTGTATTAAAAATTTGCATTTTGACCGGAGGCTGGGTGGAGAACTTCGGGGGGGTCAAGGGGAGGCTCCAGGACAGAGGAGGGGGTTGGGTTCCGGGTTAGGGGAGGGATTTGGCCAGTCGTTGGGCCAGGGCGATGATATCCTCTTTGCGGGCGATCGCCTCTCGCCAAGACTCAGGAATCCCGTCATAGCCATAGTACAATCCGGCTAAGCCTCCGGTAATAGCGGCGACGGTGTCGGTGTCACTTCCGAGATTGATGGCTTGTAACACGGCTTCGGCGTAACTGTTGCTGTTGAGAAAACACCAGAGGGCGGCTTCTAAACTGTGAACCACATAGCCAGTTGAGGAAATGTCCTGGATGGGAAGTTGAGCCAGTTGGCTATTGAGACGTTGGAAGTGCGATCGCTCTGGGGTAAAGGGCAGTTGCTGATAGAGGGGGTCAACAGCGGCTAACCCCTCTTTTAAGGCGATCTGGGGAGATTTACCTCGCAACAGTTGACTGGCGATACTGATATAAATGCCGCAAGCCATTTGACTGCGAGGGTGAGCATGGGTAATGGCGGAGACTTGATGCACTCGCTCTAGGAGGTCTGGGAGGGGAAGTTTCTCGGCAAAGTAGACGAGGGGCAAAATCCGCATCAGAGAACCGTTCCCATTACTACGTTCGTCTGTTCCGCCGGAGTCTGTTGGCGGAACTCCCCGCAAGAGTTCACTGATGGCTCGACTGGTAGCTCCCCCAACATCAAAGACTTCGTTATAGGGAGTCCATAGAGCTTCTGTGAACCAAAGACAAAATTTCTTAGCGATGTGGGTCAAGTCGAAGCCGTCACAGAGAGCATCGGCCAAACAGAACGTCAGGGAACTATCGTCAGACCAGGTTCCCGGAGGCTGGTTATAAGTCCCATAGCCCCGGATATCCGTGACTGGGTCTTCTTCTCGTTCGGCTCGGGAGCTAAATTCGACGGGAACGCCTAGGGCGTCAGCGACACAGACCCCCATCAGGCCGGCGAGAACGGTAGAGGAGTGGATCACAAGATTTGCATTAATGGCACTGCCCCCATTGTAGAAGCCTACCTTACCTTAAACCTCCTCTGGCCGCTGCACGATGTCTCCTGCTGACGTTTTATTGCTAGTCTATCTCAATACAGATTTGCTGAAACTTGGGATTTATTGAGAAAACGTTAACAGCTTTTAGCAAGTATTACCCAATTTGTGTTATCTGCGTTACCCAAAAGTACTTCAAATTGGAAAATAAGCTTAAATTATTTCTAAATGACGCTTTTGTGATTTATTGAATAGTCTATGGCAAATTAATGACAATTAGTTTGAATTACTGTTCAAGACGGCAAGAGCCATCTATGGAGGACTTTGTAGTATGACCCGTCCCTCGGAGCCGAACCCGAGCCACCCCTCCCCCCTGGGGACTGGCTTTACCTTTGTGAGTGGGGGAGTAGGAGGCGATCGCCCTCAAGCCTCAAAGAGATCTGGCCCTGGGCCAATGAGCTTTCCCTTGGCTAAAGCGGAGGAAGGGCAACGCCTCTGGGTGGTGAACTTGCCCCCTGAGCTTGAGCCAACCGGGTTGCACCTGGGGGATGAGGTGACCATCCTCAGTCGTACTGACAGCGGTTCAGTCGTCCTATCCGTCAATGGGACGCAACTCGGCTTTTGTCGCGATCGCACTCAACGAATTTACGTCTGTGGGCAACCCCAAGCTCTGCAACAGCTACGCCATCTCAAGGTGGGGTCAGCAGGACGCATTTTAGGCTATGACTGCCCCCATCGCGGCTATCGCAAACGCCTCTTAGCCATGGGACTAACCCCAGGAACCGAATTTACCGTCACTCGCCATGCCCCCCTCGGGGACCCCGTAGAAATCTGCGTGCGCGGCTTTAGTCTCAGTCTGCGTAAAGACGAGGCTTGCGCTCTTTTAGTCGAAGCTGTTGAGGAGTAATCGCCATGACCCCCATTGCCACCCGTCCAGTTAAAATTGCCGCCATTGGCAATCCCAACTCAGGCAAAACCACGCTCTTTAACGCCCTGACTGGATCTAACCAAGTGACCGGAAACTGGCCCGGTGTCACCGTTGAACGAGTCGAAGGAAC harbors:
- a CDS encoding ADP-ribosylglycohydrolase family protein, giving the protein MIHSSTVLAGLMGVCVADALGVPVEFSSRAEREEDPVTDIRGYGTYNQPPGTWSDDSSLTFCLADALCDGFDLTHIAKKFCLWFTEALWTPYNEVFDVGGATSRAISELLRGVPPTDSGGTDERSNGNGSLMRILPLVYFAEKLPLPDLLERVHQVSAITHAHPRSQMACGIYISIASQLLRGKSPQIALKEGLAAVDPLYQQLPFTPERSHFQRLNSQLAQLPIQDISSTGYVVHSLEAALWCFLNSNSYAEAVLQAINLGSDTDTVAAITGGLAGLYYGYDGIPESWREAIARKEDIIALAQRLAKSLP
- a CDS encoding FeoA domain-containing protein → MTRPSEPNPSHPSPLGTGFTFVSGGVGGDRPQASKRSGPGPMSFPLAKAEEGQRLWVVNLPPELEPTGLHLGDEVTILSRTDSGSVVLSVNGTQLGFCRDRTQRIYVCGQPQALQQLRHLKVGSAGRILGYDCPHRGYRKRLLAMGLTPGTEFTVTRHAPLGDPVEICVRGFSLSLRKDEACALLVEAVEE
- a CDS encoding ArnT family glycosyltransferase, with amino-acid sequence MKTPEKFPTFVWGVSLVTVVLAGGLAFLYQLGTANLVDETEPLFAEAARQMTVTGDWITPYFNGEPRFDKPPLVYWLMAIAYRLIGTNEWAVRLPSALSALAVMGGTYVTLWRFVPMASGSRHGWLLPWGAASLGAIAIAFNPQTFIWGRTGVSDMLLCACVGLSLLSFFWGYATEGKPQDYAYLSFFVWMGLAVLAKGPVGMVLPVGIIGGFLLYGGNVKTVWREMRPLRGWLVFFLITIPWYLLIWQANGEAYIESFFGYHNVERFTRVVNRHSGPWYFYFGVVLVGFAPWSAYLPAAIARLRVWRRGWWRNLPRQEQLGGFALFWFGGVFLFFTVAVTKLPSYVLPLIPAAAILVSLLLSEEMLHRSSLSRRWLLASHAGSWLIWMLMAIALVILPFIIGPDPVVDRIDLEIFKSGLSTWGAGVIVAIASVVEAVALTRRRGVAIAQIGGFALFLLLVAHPMFGLLDELRQQPIRQMADTARALYQPGDRLLSVGFEKPSIVFYTQKPVTYVPRPSLGREDLRQQVEQGNLSGTTLVFADRERLPMLGLREDQYDLLDAKRRYRLIRVHHDRLDKFTHKDPD
- a CDS encoding universal stress protein, which codes for MTFHKILVAVDDSKSAPKVFRHALNTAVQDEAELMVFHCTTMQRVSESVPLMGTGIGIDLSSSKMMFEMQQEHIKKEAERVQKLLEGYISKAEAEGLNVTPESKFGDPGSWICDVAHNWQADLIVLGRRGHRGLKEVLLGSVSNYVLHHANCSVMVVQGG